From the genome of Halomonas sp. 1513, one region includes:
- a CDS encoding DNA polymerase subunit beta, translating to MDRTKTLQLLREHLPSLSSEYGVTSLALFGSMARDEARDNSDIDILVSFDGPATSARYFGVQFYLEDLLGHPVDLVTDKALRPELRPHVEREALRV from the coding sequence ATGGACAGAACCAAGACGCTACAGCTGTTGCGAGAGCACCTGCCGTCTCTATCCAGCGAGTATGGCGTCACCTCGTTGGCGCTTTTTGGCTCCATGGCGCGCGATGAGGCTCGCGACAACAGCGATATCGATATCCTGGTGAGCTTCGACGGCCCGGCGACTTCGGCTCGTTATTTCGGGGTGCAGTTCTACCTGGAGGATCTACTGGGCCATCCAGTAGATCTAGTGACCGACAAGGCGCTTCGTCCCGAGCTTAGGCCCCATGTTGAGCGTGAGGCATTGCGTGTCTGA
- a CDS encoding DUF2384 domain-containing protein, producing the protein MALTLLPVEKRHHMSAAAMRTYPNIANDWGLKEQEAALLLGVPESTYRRWRKQPTAARLDVNQLERMSLILGIYKALQILLPRADAADSWLRRPNRNPLFSGQPPLDRLRSGLVQDLYVVRQHLDAARGGGHA; encoded by the coding sequence ATGGCCCTAACTCTGCTACCCGTCGAAAAGCGCCATCACATGAGCGCGGCGGCGATGCGTACCTACCCCAACATCGCCAACGACTGGGGGTTGAAAGAGCAGGAAGCCGCCTTGCTCCTTGGCGTGCCTGAGTCGACCTATCGGCGCTGGCGCAAGCAGCCCACGGCGGCGCGGCTCGACGTCAATCAGCTTGAGCGCATGTCATTGATCCTGGGGATCTACAAGGCCCTTCAGATCCTGCTGCCGCGGGCCGATGCCGCGGATTCCTGGTTGCGCCGGCCCAATCGCAACCCCCTGTTTTCAGGCCAGCCACCTCTGGATCGGCTGCGCAGCGGCCTGGTGCAAGATCTCTATGTGGTACGCCAGCACCTTGATGCAGCCCGAGGTGGGGGCCATGCATGA
- a CDS encoding RES protein, with product MTFPLSPVCWRPCYRIIPSRFPPIDLFERVAAADDWDLLQELEGETSARLREQTGAIHLVRDEDRRYGPGWTPVMAAFCHFSEHGSRFTDGSFGAYYCALTEATAIAETRYRAERFMQESNESPMQLQQRVYLADLEGELFDLRGNPPGAAPLLVPDDWSAGQAFGRKAWEAHADGIAYPSVRDPDGECAAVLRPPVLSATWQGRHLGYEWDGERVRHVLELRLVE from the coding sequence ATGACGTTTCCGCTGTCCCCTGTCTGCTGGCGCCCTTGCTACCGGATCATTCCTTCGCGTTTCCCGCCTATCGACTTGTTCGAGCGGGTTGCAGCAGCTGACGACTGGGATCTGCTCCAGGAACTTGAGGGCGAGACCTCGGCGCGTCTGCGCGAGCAGACCGGGGCAATTCACCTGGTACGCGACGAGGACCGCCGATACGGCCCCGGGTGGACGCCGGTAATGGCGGCGTTCTGTCACTTTAGCGAACACGGCTCACGGTTCACCGACGGCTCCTTTGGCGCTTACTACTGTGCCTTGACCGAGGCCACGGCCATCGCAGAAACCCGCTATCGCGCCGAGCGCTTCATGCAGGAATCCAATGAATCGCCCATGCAGCTTCAACAGCGGGTCTACCTGGCAGACCTTGAGGGCGAACTCTTCGACTTGCGCGGTAATCCTCCTGGGGCCGCCCCTCTGCTGGTCCCAGATGACTGGAGCGCTGGCCAGGCGTTTGGCCGCAAGGCCTGGGAGGCCCATGCCGATGGGATTGCCTACCCAAGCGTTCGTGATCCGGATGGTGAGTGCGCCGCGGTGCTACGCCCGCCGGTATTGTCGGCTACCTGGCAGGGCCGCCACCTTGGCTATGAGTGGGACGGTGAGAGAGTTCGCCATGTCCTCGAGCTGCGGCTGGTGGAGTGA
- a CDS encoding cytochrome C, producing the protein MAAALCHPFAALALPDGEGRETVEAVCAACHGVNLIERSSGYSHQEWDFLISTMVDLSGAPDQQEDIPGYLAEHFPPSENRAATPVDGPLGIQFEEWKVPTLGQRSRDPVEAPDGSIWWVGQWLDILGRIDPETGEMEEFDLPSGARPHSVNIGPDGAAWYTGNRNATMGRFDPQTGEITEYPMPDEAARDPHTAEFAEDGILWFSLQQSNMIGRLDPETGDVQLATSPREGSRPYGLKIAADGTVWVSCNGANCLLRVDPESMEVSEITLPEAGTTVRRLDIDADGIIWWVNSGLGRLGRYDPDSGDIQEWDSPSGPSSHPYAIAIFDGAVWYNESGVRPDMLVRFEPEAETFQSWPIPSGEVYAGILRHMRTTLDGEALLIHQSGTNHIGRVTVDGSDPK; encoded by the coding sequence CTGGCAGCGGCGCTCTGCCACCCCTTCGCAGCCCTCGCGCTGCCGGACGGGGAAGGCCGGGAGACGGTCGAAGCCGTTTGCGCTGCCTGCCACGGCGTCAACCTGATTGAGCGCAGCTCAGGGTACTCCCACCAGGAGTGGGACTTTCTCATCTCCACCATGGTCGACCTGTCGGGCGCTCCCGACCAGCAGGAAGACATCCCCGGCTACCTGGCCGAGCACTTCCCGCCCAGCGAGAACCGGGCAGCGACGCCGGTCGATGGCCCGCTGGGCATCCAGTTCGAAGAGTGGAAGGTGCCCACGCTGGGGCAGCGCTCTCGAGATCCGGTCGAGGCACCGGACGGCAGCATCTGGTGGGTAGGGCAGTGGCTGGACATCCTCGGTCGGATCGACCCCGAGACTGGCGAGATGGAAGAGTTCGATTTGCCCTCGGGCGCACGGCCCCACTCGGTCAATATCGGCCCCGACGGCGCAGCCTGGTACACCGGTAACCGCAACGCCACCATGGGGCGATTCGACCCGCAAACCGGCGAGATCACCGAATATCCCATGCCCGACGAAGCCGCGCGCGATCCGCACACCGCCGAGTTCGCGGAAGACGGTATTCTCTGGTTCAGCCTGCAGCAGAGCAACATGATCGGCCGGCTGGACCCGGAAACCGGAGATGTACAGCTGGCCACCAGCCCGCGTGAAGGCTCGCGTCCCTATGGCCTGAAGATCGCTGCGGATGGCACGGTCTGGGTCTCATGCAACGGGGCGAACTGCCTGCTGCGCGTCGATCCCGAATCGATGGAAGTGAGCGAGATCACCTTGCCCGAGGCCGGCACTACGGTGCGCCGGCTCGACATCGACGCAGATGGCATCATCTGGTGGGTCAATTCCGGGCTGGGCCGGCTGGGGCGTTACGACCCCGACAGCGGTGATATCCAGGAGTGGGACTCACCCAGCGGCCCGAGCTCTCACCCCTACGCCATCGCCATATTCGACGGGGCGGTCTGGTATAACGAAAGCGGCGTGCGGCCGGACATGCTGGTGCGCTTCGAGCCTGAGGCGGAAACCTTCCAGAGCTGGCCGATCCCCTCAGGCGAGGTTTATGCCGGTATCTTGCGCCATATGCGCACCACCCTCGACGGTGAAGCCCTGCTGATCCATCAGAGCGGCACCAACCACATTGGCAGGGTGACCGTGGACGGTAGCGATCCGAAGTAG
- a CDS encoding ABC transporter ATP-binding protein gives MTKPHLVLQDVSLVLPDGKELFSGLNEQFNLCPTGLVGRNGVGKTLLARILAGLLQPTTGHCRRSGRVHYLAQLVAHPDDATVAKLAGLRHTLDALARIESGSTAAEDFDAVGDDWDIQPRLRLELERNGLSHLDAETPAGALSGGEAMRVSLIGAMLSGADFLILDEPSNHLDRPNRQALIEQLRRWPRGLIVVSHDRQLLESMQRIVELSSLGLHSYGGNYSFYAAAKAHERQTAQEALAERKLERQRQAQAMHKQLERQERRQARGKRHGKEANQAKVLLDAQKERSDVSAGALRKHQTASLAQLNQRVRDAAQQVEEQTPIALHDIPVAQPAKRRVVELDGVELPYIAGATRHISLIVSGQQRIAIVGPNGCGKSTLLRSIAGRVAPLTGACKVTSERAYLDQRLQNLDPEKTVLEQLLSANRMSSEAEQRTRLAQLGLDAQKIATPSGSLSGGERLKAALACILYADTPPQLLLLDEPNNHLDLPSAQALESMLCSYRGTLMVVSHDDAFLDNLGLTDRLLADEQGWRLEPLRLGG, from the coding sequence ATGACGAAACCCCATCTCGTACTTCAGGACGTATCCCTCGTTCTGCCAGACGGTAAAGAACTTTTCTCCGGCCTCAACGAGCAGTTCAACCTGTGCCCGACGGGGCTCGTGGGACGCAATGGCGTGGGCAAGACCTTGCTGGCACGCATCCTTGCTGGATTACTTCAGCCCACCACCGGGCACTGTCGGCGTTCCGGCAGAGTCCATTACCTCGCCCAGCTAGTGGCGCATCCTGATGATGCAACCGTGGCAAAGCTGGCGGGGTTACGGCACACGCTGGATGCGCTGGCGCGCATCGAGTCAGGCAGCACGGCAGCGGAGGACTTCGATGCCGTGGGCGATGACTGGGACATCCAGCCGCGGCTGCGCCTGGAGCTTGAGCGCAATGGCCTGAGCCACCTTGACGCCGAAACGCCCGCAGGTGCTCTTAGCGGCGGTGAGGCGATGCGAGTTTCGCTGATTGGCGCCATGCTCTCGGGAGCGGACTTTCTGATCCTCGATGAGCCGAGCAACCATCTCGACCGGCCGAACCGCCAAGCGCTGATCGAACAGCTGCGACGCTGGCCGCGTGGGCTGATTGTGGTCAGCCACGACCGGCAGTTGCTGGAATCCATGCAGCGCATCGTGGAGCTCTCTTCTCTGGGGCTGCACAGCTACGGGGGCAACTACTCGTTCTATGCCGCTGCCAAGGCACACGAGCGGCAGACCGCCCAGGAAGCGCTGGCCGAGCGTAAGCTCGAGCGCCAGCGCCAGGCACAGGCGATGCACAAGCAGCTGGAACGTCAGGAGCGGCGCCAGGCACGCGGCAAACGGCACGGCAAGGAGGCCAATCAAGCCAAGGTGCTGCTGGATGCGCAGAAAGAGCGCAGCGACGTATCGGCGGGCGCGCTGCGCAAGCACCAGACGGCCAGCTTGGCGCAGCTCAATCAGCGCGTGCGGGACGCCGCCCAGCAGGTCGAAGAGCAGACGCCGATCGCCCTGCATGACATCCCCGTTGCGCAGCCCGCAAAACGTCGCGTAGTCGAACTGGACGGCGTGGAGCTGCCTTACATAGCCGGCGCCACCCGCCATATCAGCCTGATCGTGAGTGGGCAGCAGCGCATCGCTATCGTCGGGCCCAACGGCTGTGGAAAGTCCACGCTGCTGCGCTCGATAGCAGGCAGGGTGGCGCCCTTGACCGGTGCCTGCAAGGTGACCTCCGAGCGTGCATACCTGGACCAGCGACTGCAGAACCTTGACCCGGAAAAGACAGTGCTCGAGCAGTTACTGTCAGCCAATCGCATGTCTAGCGAGGCGGAGCAACGCACGCGCCTGGCGCAACTGGGGCTCGATGCGCAGAAGATCGCGACGCCCAGTGGGTCACTGAGCGGGGGTGAACGTTTGAAGGCGGCTCTTGCCTGCATACTCTACGCCGATACGCCGCCGCAGCTGCTACTGCTCGATGAGCCGAACAACCACCTGGACTTGCCCTCGGCACAGGCACTCGAAAGCATGTTGTGTAGCTATCGGGGCACATTGATGGTGGTGTCGCATGATGACGCCTTTCTGGATAACCTCGGACTAACGGATCGCTTGCTGGCTGATGAGCAAGGCTGGAGGTTGGAGCCGCTGAGATTGGGGGGGTGA
- a CDS encoding 5'-methylthioadenosine/S-adenosylhomocysteine nucleosidase, with translation MVPKLTTLGGRSVLFVMAAEAEYGPHLRQRFTPFMTGVGPVEAAVELSAALASLAHRGRLPELVVSLGSAGSRVLEQTEVYQATSVSYRDMDATPLGFAKGITPFLDLPATLPLPLRIPGIHEATLSTGANIVSGAAYDEIAADMVEMESYACLRACMRFEVPLVVLRGISDGKAELHHVDDWTEYLHVIDEKLALAVDRLGEALAEGLLAR, from the coding sequence ATGGTACCCAAACTGACGACACTGGGCGGCCGCAGCGTGCTCTTCGTGATGGCGGCCGAGGCCGAGTACGGCCCGCATCTCAGGCAGCGTTTTACCCCGTTCATGACCGGCGTGGGCCCGGTGGAGGCGGCGGTCGAGCTCAGCGCTGCGCTGGCTAGCCTGGCCCATCGCGGGCGCCTGCCGGAGCTGGTGGTGTCGCTGGGTTCGGCGGGCAGCCGGGTGCTGGAGCAGACCGAGGTCTATCAGGCGACCAGCGTCTCCTACCGCGACATGGACGCCACGCCGCTGGGCTTCGCCAAGGGCATCACGCCCTTTCTCGACCTGCCGGCGACGCTTCCGCTGCCGCTGCGCATCCCCGGCATTCATGAGGCCACGCTCTCCACCGGCGCCAATATCGTCTCGGGCGCGGCCTACGATGAGATTGCGGCCGACATGGTGGAGATGGAGAGTTACGCCTGCCTGCGCGCCTGCATGCGCTTCGAGGTGCCGCTGGTGGTGCTGCGCGGCATTTCGGACGGCAAGGCCGAGCTGCACCACGTCGACGACTGGACGGAGTACCTCCACGTCATCGACGAGAAGCTGGCATTGGCCGTCGACCGCCTCGGCGAGGCGCTCGCCGAGGGGTTGTTGGCACGCTGA
- a CDS encoding superoxide dismutase, with product MKKGHAVLIGMTLGAFSLTSMAEEGNGPTASVEFIDNHGEVVGEGTIDQGPAGVLINFSIDGLDEGWKAIHIHSVGTCEDHEEGFQDSGGHLNPDDSEHGFLNPDGPDAGDLPNFYVHSDGSAMVEMFNERASLDGSVGGNMLDDDGSALVIHENPDDHMSQPIGGAGDRVACGVVQGG from the coding sequence ATGAAAAAGGGACATGCAGTACTGATCGGTATGACACTTGGGGCCTTCTCCCTGACGAGCATGGCCGAGGAGGGCAACGGCCCGACCGCCAGCGTCGAGTTCATCGATAACCACGGTGAAGTGGTGGGGGAAGGCACGATCGATCAGGGCCCGGCCGGGGTGCTGATCAACTTCAGCATCGATGGCCTGGACGAGGGCTGGAAGGCCATTCACATCCATAGCGTCGGTACCTGCGAGGATCACGAGGAGGGGTTCCAGGACTCTGGTGGCCACCTCAATCCCGATGACTCAGAGCACGGCTTCCTCAATCCTGACGGACCTGACGCCGGCGACCTGCCCAACTTCTACGTCCACAGCGACGGCAGCGCGATGGTCGAGATGTTCAATGAGCGGGCAAGCCTCGACGGTAGCGTCGGTGGCAACATGCTCGACGATGACGGCAGTGCGCTGGTCATCCACGAGAACCCCGATGACCACATGAGCCAGCCCATCGGCGGTGCCGGCGACCGGGTCGCCTGTGGCGTCGTGCAGGGCGGCTGA
- a CDS encoding disulfide bond formation protein DsbA: protein MPQVNITVISDAICPWCFIGKRHLDLALAELPEDVSVAVAWHPFELNPDMPAEGLSRRDYRTAKFGSWERSQALDAQVEAAAEQAGIEIHHQRMTRTPNTFDVHRLIWLAGEHGVQSAVVGALFQRYFVDGEDIGDGAVLANAARDGGLADIDIPAFLASDQGRAEVKAGLDEARRLGVSGVPTFIFNGTTGLSGAQPPEALRQAMLETLQHGR, encoded by the coding sequence ATGCCCCAGGTCAACATCACCGTGATCTCCGATGCCATCTGCCCGTGGTGCTTCATCGGCAAACGCCACCTCGACCTGGCCTTGGCGGAACTGCCCGAGGACGTCAGCGTAGCGGTGGCCTGGCACCCCTTCGAGCTGAACCCCGATATGCCCGCCGAGGGCCTGTCGCGGCGTGACTACCGTACCGCCAAGTTCGGCTCCTGGGAGCGCTCCCAGGCGCTCGACGCCCAGGTGGAGGCTGCCGCCGAACAGGCCGGTATCGAGATTCACCATCAGCGCATGACGCGAACACCCAATACCTTCGACGTCCATCGGCTGATCTGGCTCGCCGGGGAGCATGGCGTCCAGTCGGCGGTGGTCGGCGCGCTCTTCCAGCGCTATTTCGTCGACGGGGAGGACATCGGCGACGGCGCAGTACTGGCCAACGCCGCCCGAGACGGCGGACTAGCGGATATCGACATCCCCGCCTTTCTCGCCAGCGACCAGGGCCGGGCCGAGGTAAAAGCCGGCCTCGATGAGGCGCGGCGCCTGGGCGTGAGCGGCGTGCCCACCTTCATCTTCAACGGCACCACCGGCCTGTCGGGCGCCCAGCCGCCCGAGGCACTGCGCCAGGCGATGCTCGAGACGTTACAGCATGGCCGGTGA
- a CDS encoding coniferyl aldehyde dehydrogenase, producing the protein MTTASSASPAVDLAPLLAAQRAAYRRDGAPSLAERRANLAKLRAALIDNRTRLEEAIDTDFGHRSRHETSIMELGSTISGIDYLHKHLRRMMRPEKRQVAVHMQFGSARVEYQPLGVVGVMAPWNYPLVLAVMPLATALAAGNRVLLKPSEFTPTINALLEEILRTLFSAEQVAVVNGDAAVGAAFSALPFDHLIFTGSTAVGRKVMQAASENLVPVTLELGGKSPVIVEKGHPLDHACAGIVFGKLVSGGQTCIAPDYALVHEDDLAGFLTHYEAAVVAAYPDGPASEDYTWVINDRHLARLNGLLEDARAKGATLREIGREAPGAHPRAMRPSLVLNVTDDMTIAHEEIFGPILPVFPYRTLDEAIDVVEARPHPLALYYFGHDKAAQRQVLDGTTSGNVTLNGTLLHIAQDDLPFGGVGESGIGAYHGMEGFRRLSHAKGIYVQGRWNVTTLLRPPFGKMAERLLRFVLR; encoded by the coding sequence GTGACCACTGCCTCTAGCGCCTCGCCTGCCGTCGACCTGGCACCGCTGCTCGCCGCCCAGCGCGCGGCCTATCGCCGCGACGGTGCGCCTTCGCTTGCCGAGCGGCGCGCCAACCTTGCAAAGCTGCGCGCCGCGCTGATCGACAACCGCACCCGGCTCGAGGAGGCCATCGACACCGATTTCGGTCATCGCTCACGCCACGAGACCAGCATCATGGAGCTCGGCAGCACCATCAGCGGGATCGACTACCTGCACAAGCACCTGCGCCGCATGATGCGTCCAGAAAAGCGCCAGGTGGCCGTTCATATGCAGTTCGGCTCGGCACGGGTGGAGTACCAGCCGCTAGGTGTCGTCGGGGTCATGGCGCCGTGGAACTACCCCTTGGTGCTCGCCGTGATGCCCCTGGCGACGGCGCTCGCGGCCGGCAACCGGGTGCTGTTGAAGCCGTCGGAATTCACCCCGACGATCAACGCCCTGCTCGAGGAGATACTCCGCACGCTGTTTTCAGCGGAGCAGGTGGCGGTGGTCAACGGCGATGCGGCGGTTGGTGCCGCCTTCTCCGCCCTGCCGTTCGACCATCTTATTTTCACCGGCAGCACGGCGGTGGGACGCAAGGTCATGCAGGCGGCCAGCGAGAACCTGGTACCGGTGACGCTGGAGCTGGGCGGCAAGTCGCCGGTCATCGTCGAGAAGGGCCATCCACTCGACCACGCCTGCGCCGGTATCGTGTTCGGCAAGCTTGTAAGCGGTGGCCAGACCTGCATCGCGCCCGACTATGCCCTCGTCCATGAGGATGACCTTGCCGGGTTCCTCACCCATTACGAGGCGGCCGTGGTAGCCGCCTACCCCGACGGCCCAGCGAGCGAGGATTACACCTGGGTGATCAACGACCGGCATCTGGCCCGCCTCAACGGCCTGCTCGAGGATGCCCGCGCCAAGGGCGCGACGCTACGCGAGATAGGCCGTGAGGCGCCGGGTGCGCATCCCCGCGCCATGCGCCCATCGCTGGTGCTCAATGTCACCGACGACATGACCATCGCCCATGAGGAGATCTTCGGGCCGATCCTGCCGGTGTTCCCCTACCGCACGCTCGATGAGGCCATCGACGTCGTCGAGGCGCGCCCCCACCCGCTGGCGCTCTACTACTTCGGCCACGACAAGGCGGCGCAGCGCCAGGTGCTCGACGGCACGACCTCGGGCAACGTCACCCTCAACGGCACGCTGCTGCACATCGCCCAGGACGACCTGCCGTTCGGCGGCGTCGGCGAGAGTGGTATCGGCGCCTATCACGGCATGGAAGGCTTCCGCCGGCTGAGCCATGCCAAGGGGATCTACGTGCAAGGGCGATGGAACGTCACGACGCTGCTGCGTCCGCCATTCGGCAAGATGGCGGAACGGCTGCTGCGCTTCGTGTTGCGCTGA
- a CDS encoding pyridoxamine 5'-phosphate oxidase gives MSSPEHKQKIWKMIKDIQVGMLVTLDGDMPRARPMHLVQKEYDGTLWFFTKRSAEKVSETNRDHDVCLSFSDQDEGVYVSLSGTANLTDDRELIEKYWNPFVAAWFTGGKDDPDIALLEIDVTMGEHWKAKESKAFQLYEFAKANVKKDATPNIGENEKFGG, from the coding sequence ATGTCCAGCCCTGAGCACAAGCAGAAGATATGGAAGATGATCAAGGACATACAGGTCGGCATGCTGGTGACGCTCGACGGCGATATGCCGCGCGCCCGGCCCATGCACCTGGTTCAGAAGGAGTATGACGGCACCCTCTGGTTCTTCACCAAGCGCAGTGCCGAGAAGGTTTCGGAAACCAACCGCGACCATGACGTTTGCCTGAGCTTTTCCGATCAGGACGAGGGCGTATATGTCTCGCTGTCGGGCACGGCCAACCTGACCGATGATCGCGAGCTGATCGAGAAGTACTGGAACCCTTTCGTCGCGGCCTGGTTCACCGGCGGCAAGGATGACCCCGACATCGCCCTGCTGGAGATCGACGTGACCATGGGCGAGCACTGGAAGGCCAAAGAGAGCAAGGCGTTCCAGCTCTACGAGTTTGCCAAGGCCAACGTCAAGAAAGACGCCACCCCGAACATAGGGGAAAACGAGAAGTTCGGCGGCTGA
- a CDS encoding TetR family transcriptional regulator, giving the protein MPASKRDQLLATAERLFHEQGFHATGIDRIVAAAGVVRMTLYNHFASKEALVMAVLATRHTRFLAHLDAATASAPPGQAASALVEAHGDWLQRYSLHGCIMAKAMGEFAEHSAEIHALATAAKTDLLARLEDAVSRDGLEHHAGLARHLFMVLEGSNMAVALLGAQTALADTRAMVDTLLASARSNTP; this is encoded by the coding sequence ATGCCAGCTTCCAAGCGCGACCAACTGCTCGCCACCGCCGAGCGGCTCTTCCATGAACAGGGCTTCCACGCCACCGGCATCGACCGCATCGTCGCGGCGGCCGGCGTGGTGCGCATGACGCTCTACAACCACTTCGCTTCCAAGGAGGCGTTGGTAATGGCCGTGCTGGCGACCCGCCATACGCGCTTCCTGGCTCACCTCGATGCCGCAACGGCTAGCGCCCCGCCGGGCCAGGCCGCCTCGGCGCTGGTGGAAGCGCACGGCGACTGGCTGCAGCGCTACAGCCTGCATGGCTGCATCATGGCCAAGGCGATGGGCGAGTTCGCCGAGCACAGCGCCGAGATCCATGCCCTGGCAACGGCCGCCAAGACCGACTTGCTGGCACGCCTCGAAGATGCCGTGTCGCGCGACGGCCTGGAGCACCACGCCGGCCTGGCGCGGCATCTGTTCATGGTGCTGGAAGGCAGCAACATGGCGGTGGCCCTGCTGGGTGCCCAGACGGCCCTGGCAGACACCCGTGCCATGGTCGACACCCTGCTGGCATCAGCCCGGAGCAATACTCCATGA
- a CDS encoding MFS transporter: protein MRPLSNMGFALFGAGLIAISYGLARFAFGLFVPSISAELELTAHRVGIIGALPFISFVLATLVAPLAAERLGARNLAVLSGSIGVGGLTLISQAADALWLGAGVFICGICTGLMMPALTAAMQAMVSRTMHGRVSSVMNAGTSIGIIVAVPTVVFLFDAWRFTYAMFAVLAGVGVVAAWFLIPSVSRIVPANAVPPPPINRQQWSRLTRLTLFAFAMGFVSAPYWLFAPDLAVTLGALSPGHTGWLWFAVGIAGLGGAMVSDLADRNNPPITQALMLMMLAASLALLAASPGQLGLAIFSALVFGLAYMSLTGLYLMTGIRLLPGRLSMGPVLPFMAVALGQAAGSPVIGALVDRLGYADAFAIFAMVGILASMLSPIYPGHIDYWADWTEETPETAQEEPPAVEDTGLQAAYDQQLVDENGDPVEPAAEEDETA, encoded by the coding sequence ATGAGGCCCCTGTCGAACATGGGGTTTGCCCTGTTTGGTGCCGGGCTCATCGCCATCAGCTACGGGCTTGCGCGTTTCGCTTTCGGCCTGTTCGTGCCCTCCATCAGCGCCGAGCTGGAGCTGACGGCCCACCGGGTCGGTATCATCGGGGCGCTGCCCTTCATCAGTTTCGTGCTTGCCACCCTGGTCGCGCCGCTCGCCGCCGAGCGCCTGGGGGCGCGCAACCTGGCGGTACTCTCCGGCAGCATCGGTGTCGGCGGCCTGACGCTGATCAGTCAGGCCGCGGACGCGCTATGGCTGGGTGCCGGGGTGTTCATCTGCGGCATCTGTACCGGCTTGATGATGCCGGCGCTGACCGCGGCCATGCAGGCCATGGTGAGCCGCACGATGCACGGTCGTGTCAGTTCGGTCATGAACGCAGGCACCAGCATCGGCATCATCGTGGCGGTTCCCACCGTGGTGTTCCTGTTCGATGCCTGGCGCTTTACCTATGCCATGTTCGCCGTGCTGGCGGGCGTCGGGGTCGTGGCGGCGTGGTTCTTGATCCCCTCGGTGTCGCGGATCGTGCCCGCCAACGCCGTACCGCCGCCGCCGATCAATCGACAGCAGTGGTCCCGTCTCACCCGGCTGACGCTGTTCGCCTTTGCCATGGGTTTCGTGTCGGCGCCCTATTGGCTGTTCGCGCCGGACCTGGCGGTGACCCTCGGCGCCCTCTCCCCCGGCCACACTGGCTGGCTGTGGTTCGCCGTGGGCATCGCCGGCCTCGGGGGAGCCATGGTGAGTGACCTGGCCGACCGCAATAACCCGCCGATCACCCAAGCCCTGATGCTGATGATGCTGGCCGCGAGCCTGGCGCTGCTCGCCGCGAGCCCGGGGCAGCTGGGGTTGGCGATCTTCTCTGCGCTGGTCTTCGGCCTGGCCTATATGAGCCTCACCGGGCTGTATCTGATGACCGGCATCCGCCTGCTGCCGGGGCGGCTCTCGATGGGGCCGGTGTTGCCCTTTATGGCGGTGGCGCTCGGCCAGGCAGCCGGCTCTCCGGTCATCGGCGCGCTGGTCGACAGGCTCGGCTATGCCGACGCCTTTGCCATCTTCGCGATGGTCGGCATCCTGGCATCGATGCTATCGCCGATCTATCCGGGCCATATCGACTACTGGGCAGACTGGACGGAGGAAACGCCAGAAACGGCACAAGAGGAACCACCCGCGGTGGAAGATACCGGCCTGCAGGCAGCGTATGACCAGCAGCTGGTGGATGAGAACGGCGACCCGGTCGAGCCGGCTGCGGAAGAGGACGAGACCGCCTAG
- a CDS encoding antibiotic biosynthesis monooxygenase, with product MFIAMNRFRVNPERVKEFEQIWLERESHLQGLPGFVEFHMLRGPEEEDHVLYASHTIWKSREDFEAWTHSEAFRAAHANAGQSRREGLYLGPPKFEGFEVIQTISEAGEV from the coding sequence ATGTTTATCGCCATGAACCGTTTTCGGGTCAACCCCGAGCGAGTAAAGGAGTTCGAGCAGATCTGGCTGGAGCGAGAATCCCATCTGCAGGGCCTGCCCGGTTTCGTCGAGTTCCATATGCTGCGCGGCCCCGAGGAGGAGGATCACGTCCTCTACGCCTCCCATACCATCTGGAAGTCGCGCGAGGATTTCGAGGCCTGGACGCACTCCGAGGCGTTCCGCGCCGCCCACGCCAACGCCGGCCAGAGCCGCCGCGAGGGCCTCTACCTCGGCCCGCCGAAGTTCGAGGGCTTCGAGGTCATTCAGACCATCAGCGAAGCCGGAGAGGTTTAA